One Amaranthus tricolor cultivar Red isolate AtriRed21 chromosome 1, ASM2621246v1, whole genome shotgun sequence DNA window includes the following coding sequences:
- the LOC130805770 gene encoding protein THYLAKOID FORMATION1, chloroplastic-like isoform X1: MAAVTSLSFSALSHTFDRTLSVSSSPTFASTFVSVRLRSNLSCDFAATVRASNSSNTLVIRCMSSTSEAPPVSETKLNFLKAYKRPIPSIYNNVLQELIVQQHLMRYKKTYRYDPVFALGFVTVYDQLMEGYPSDEDRNAIFKAYIEALKEDPEQYRKDTQKLEEWARAQTPASLVEFSSREGEIEGILKDIAGRAGDGRFSYSRFFAVGLFRLLELANASEPTILEKLCSALNVNKKSVDRDLDVYRNLLSKLVQAKELLKEYVEREKKKREERSGIQKANETVAQCLGAY; encoded by the exons ATGGCGGCTGTGACTTCATTGTCCTTTTCGGCATTGTCCCATACTTTTGACAGAACACTGAGTGTTTCTTCATCCCCAACTTTTGCATCTACTTTCGTTTCTGTTCGTCTGCGTTCGAATTTATCCTGTGATTTCGCCGCCACTGTCAGAGCTTCAAATTCATCTAATACTTTGGTAATTCGGTGCATGTCTTCCACCTCAG AGGCCCCACCGGTGTCAGAGACAAAGTTAAATTTTCTTAAGGCCTATAAACGGCCTATCCCTAGTATCTACAACAATGTGCTACAGGAGTTGATTGTTCAACAACACTTGATGAGATACAAAAAGACATATAGATATGATCCTGTGTTTGCTCTTGGTTTTGTTACTGTTTATGATCAGCTGATGGAGGGTTATCCCAGTGATGAAGATCGAAATGCCATCTTTAAAGCTTACATTGAAGCACTTAAAGAGGATCCGGAGCAGTATAG AAAAGATACACAGAAACTAGAGGAATGGGCTCGTGCCCAAACACCTGCTTCATTGGTTGAGTTCTCATCAAGAGAAGGTGAAATTGAGGGAATCTTAAAGGACATAGCTGGAAGAGCTGGTGATGGGAGGTTCAGCTACAGTCGATTTTTTGCTGTTGGCTTATTTCGTCTCCTTGAATTGGCTAATGCTTCTGAACCCACCATCTTAGAGAAG CTTTGCTCAGCCTTGAATGTAAACAAGAAAAGTGTGGACCGTGATCTTGATGTATACCGCAACCTCCTCTCAAAGCTTGTACAAGCTAAAGAACTGTTGAAAGAATATGTGGAAAG agagaagaagaaaagagaagagagaTCAGGCATACAGAAAGCTAACGAGACAGTTGCACAATGCTTGGGAGCATACTAA
- the LOC130805770 gene encoding protein THYLAKOID FORMATION1, chloroplastic-like isoform X2: MAAVTSLSFSALSHTFDRTLSVSSSPTFASTFVSVRLRSNLSCDFAATVRASNSSNTLVIRCMSSTSEAPPVSETKLNFLKAYKRPIPSIYNNVLQELIVQQHLMRYKKTYRYDPVFALGFVTVYDQLMEGYPSDEDRNAIFKAYIEALKEDPEQYRKDTQKLEEWARAQTPASLVEFSSREGEIEGILKDIAGRAGDGRFSYSRFFAVGLFRLLELANASEPTILEKVVAFSV, encoded by the exons ATGGCGGCTGTGACTTCATTGTCCTTTTCGGCATTGTCCCATACTTTTGACAGAACACTGAGTGTTTCTTCATCCCCAACTTTTGCATCTACTTTCGTTTCTGTTCGTCTGCGTTCGAATTTATCCTGTGATTTCGCCGCCACTGTCAGAGCTTCAAATTCATCTAATACTTTGGTAATTCGGTGCATGTCTTCCACCTCAG AGGCCCCACCGGTGTCAGAGACAAAGTTAAATTTTCTTAAGGCCTATAAACGGCCTATCCCTAGTATCTACAACAATGTGCTACAGGAGTTGATTGTTCAACAACACTTGATGAGATACAAAAAGACATATAGATATGATCCTGTGTTTGCTCTTGGTTTTGTTACTGTTTATGATCAGCTGATGGAGGGTTATCCCAGTGATGAAGATCGAAATGCCATCTTTAAAGCTTACATTGAAGCACTTAAAGAGGATCCGGAGCAGTATAG AAAAGATACACAGAAACTAGAGGAATGGGCTCGTGCCCAAACACCTGCTTCATTGGTTGAGTTCTCATCAAGAGAAGGTGAAATTGAGGGAATCTTAAAGGACATAGCTGGAAGAGCTGGTGATGGGAGGTTCAGCTACAGTCGATTTTTTGCTGTTGGCTTATTTCGTCTCCTTGAATTGGCTAATGCTTCTGAACCCACCATCTTAGAGAAG GTTGTTGCCTTTTCCGTATAG
- the LOC130800874 gene encoding uncharacterized protein LOC130800874, which produces MAPTKNLSTQQREHIMQKLLSALNKKGKPVLGTISALAIEFQVCRKTITCLWNDVKKQMTNNTTMINLNSKRGGREAANKIKFDEEKFKASKYELKGAQHSVAKQMEVSISTVCRWKRNKVIRRHTNAIKPTLNENNKLHRLSFALSKCEYDEQNDAFKFKPYTNVVHIDEKHFYLTRETQSYYLALGDVFFDGKIGIWPFIIQEPAKRSSKNRKRGELETKPIQSITKEHIRAMLITNVLPAIRAKWPAELSKHIYIQQDNAKPHIAHNDREFLEEAMKDGFNIQLVQQPPNSPDMNVLDLGFFRSIQALQYQKSAYNVKELLRAVNNAFQNLSPQCLRFVFITLQACMIEVMKRQGGFDYHIPHMNKTKAAREGTLPDYLSIDKQLVVDSLQYLFTKLSTEKMNQLVELIGYAGRD; this is translated from the exons ATGGCTCCTACAAAAAACTTAAGTACACAACAAAGAGAACACATTATGCAGAAGCTGCTGTCTGCATTAAATAAGAAGGGCAAACCAGTGCTAGGCACAATCAGTGCACTTGCGATTGAGTTTCAAGTGTGTAGGAAAACAATCACATGTTTGTGGAATGATGTCAAGAAGCAGATGACAAACAACACCACAATGATTAACCTCAACAGTAAGAGAGGGGGCAGAGAAgcagcaaacaaaataaaattcgatgaagaaaaatttaagGCCAGTAAATATGAACTCAAGGGTGCTCAGCATTCAGTAGCAAAGCAGATGGAAGTGTCAATATCAACGGTGTGTAGGTGGAAGAGGAACAAAGTCATAAGAAggcacacaaacgcaatcaaaccgactttgaatgaaaacaacaagTTACACAGGTTAAGCTTTGCATTATCTAAATGTGaatatgatgaacaaaatgatgcaTTCAAATTTAAGCCATATACTAACGTtgttcacatagatgaaaaacacTTCTATCTAACCCGAGAGACACAGAGTTATTATCTAGCTCTGG GTGATGTTTTTTTTGATGGTAAGATAGGCATTTGGCCATTTATTATACAGGAGCCagcaaaaagaagctcaaagAACAGGAAAAGGGGGGAGTTGGAAACaaaaccaatacaatcaatcacaaaaGAGCACATTAGAGCAATGCTTATCACTAATGTGCTGCCAGCCATTAGAGCAAAATGGCCTGCAGAATTGTCAAAGCATATTTACATTCAACAAGACAATGCCAAACCGCATATAGCACACAATGACAGAGAATTTTTAGAAGAGGCAATGAAAGATGGATTTAATATACaattagtgcaacaacctccaaaTTCCCCTGACATGAACGTGCTAGATCTAGGtttttttagatcaattcaagctttgcaATATCAAAAATCTGCTTACAATGTTAAAGAATTACTTAGGGCTGTGAATAATGCATTTCAAAATCTAAGTCCACAATGTTTAAGGTTTGTATTCATCACTTTACAAGCTTGTATGATAGAGGTCATGAAAAGACAGGGGGGGTTTGACTATCACAttcctcacatgaacaaaacaaaggcaGCAAGGGAAGGGACTTTACCAGATTACCTGAGTATTGACAAACAATTGGTTGTTGAttcacttcaatatttattcacaaagctaaGTACAGAAAAAATGAATCAGCTTGTGGAACTCATTGGCTATGCAGGGAGGGATTGA